From one Peredibacter starrii genomic stretch:
- a CDS encoding 6-pyruvoyl trahydropterin synthase family protein produces the protein MNPKNFKSTKRFSGFPCTHRQWRAESHCRFVHGYSREFYFEFEGKELTKEGWVVDFGGLKEVKAWLNYMFDHTFLVSQDDPAMEEFKKLDQSGVIQLRVLPNPGMEGSAQYVYEEASKILKKLYGDRVWISMVQVSENENNSAIFTP, from the coding sequence ATGAATCCAAAAAACTTTAAATCAACCAAACGCTTTAGTGGTTTCCCTTGTACCCACCGTCAGTGGCGTGCGGAATCTCACTGTCGTTTTGTTCACGGATACTCTCGTGAATTCTATTTCGAGTTTGAAGGCAAAGAACTCACTAAAGAAGGATGGGTCGTGGATTTCGGGGGCCTAAAAGAAGTGAAGGCCTGGTTGAACTATATGTTTGATCACACGTTTCTGGTTTCGCAAGATGATCCTGCTATGGAAGAGTTTAAGAAACTCGATCAGAGTGGTGTGATTCAACTGCGTGTGTTGCCTAATCCTGGCATGGAAGGCTCTGCTCAGTATGTGTATGAAGAAGCTTCGAAGATTTTAAAGAAGCTTTACGGTGACCGCGTTTGGATCAGTATGGTTCAAGTCAGCGAGAACGAAAATAATTCTGCCATCTTCACTCCATGA
- a CDS encoding HNH endonuclease, translating to MNLKHLTDKVLLTDTKKLAATYRKVTAELLHHIREIERRKLFSELGYPSLFSYVVQELGFSDSSAIRRIKAARMLEEIPEIEEKIESGELNISNIAKASDTFKQENITDKSFKKEILASIENTSARTCEKTLLEIINPEKQTKPLPRLNIILTEEELSLYDELRGLLAHSPDFWKRVFTIAVEDIKTQKFKLKALKMQTSDNPRYVPSLIKKEVYQRDQKCQLCGSIYGLEFDHITPFAHGGKTTKDNLRLLCRNCNQRQRIKQRL from the coding sequence ATGAATCTGAAACATCTCACAGACAAAGTACTTCTGACCGACACCAAAAAACTCGCAGCGACTTATAGAAAAGTCACTGCCGAACTCCTTCACCATATTCGAGAAATAGAGAGAAGAAAGCTTTTCTCGGAACTAGGCTATCCTTCTTTATTCAGTTACGTCGTTCAAGAGCTGGGCTTTTCTGATTCGTCAGCGATTAGAAGAATCAAAGCTGCAAGAATGCTAGAAGAGATTCCAGAAATCGAGGAAAAAATCGAAAGTGGTGAATTGAATATTTCAAACATTGCCAAAGCATCTGATACTTTTAAGCAGGAAAACATAACGGATAAAAGTTTTAAAAAGGAAATCCTCGCATCAATTGAAAATACATCCGCCAGGACCTGTGAAAAGACACTCTTGGAAATCATTAATCCAGAAAAACAAACAAAACCACTTCCTCGCCTAAACATTATACTTACAGAAGAGGAACTTTCGCTCTACGATGAGCTACGAGGTCTACTGGCACATTCGCCAGACTTTTGGAAAAGAGTATTCACTATCGCAGTCGAAGATATTAAAACTCAAAAGTTTAAATTAAAAGCATTAAAGATGCAGACTTCAGATAATCCAAGATATGTACCTTCTTTAATTAAAAAAGAAGTCTACCAAAGAGACCAGAAATGCCAGCTCTGCGGCAGCATCTATGGGCTCGAATTCGACCACATCACCCCATTCGCCCACGGAGGTAAAACCACAAAAGACAATTTGAGATTACTCTGCAGAAACTGCAATCAGAGGCAAAGAATCAAACAGCGTTTGTGA
- a CDS encoding YiiD C-terminal domain-containing protein: protein MRLRQLFLEKIINFYGPFVGAGVRLQKMTKDYRHARVSMKLTFYNKNYMGTQFGGSLYAMVDPWYMLMLIKNLGRDYIVWDKAATINFRKPGRGTVYADFNLTDAHLEEIQATLATQNKMDYIFKVEIKDKDGKLIADVDKVLYIRRKST, encoded by the coding sequence ATGAGACTAAGACAATTGTTCTTAGAGAAAATCATTAACTTCTACGGCCCATTTGTTGGTGCCGGCGTTCGTCTTCAGAAGATGACAAAAGATTATCGTCACGCTCGCGTGTCGATGAAGCTCACCTTTTACAATAAGAACTACATGGGAACTCAGTTCGGCGGTTCTCTCTATGCCATGGTTGATCCGTGGTACATGTTGATGCTGATTAAAAATCTTGGCCGTGACTACATTGTGTGGGACAAGGCCGCGACGATTAATTTCAGAAAGCCCGGCCGTGGCACAGTGTACGCCGATTTCAATCTCACCGATGCTCATTTAGAAGAAATCCAGGCCACTCTCGCGACCCAGAATAAAATGGACTACATTTTTAAAGTTGAAATCAAAGACAAGGATGGAAAGCTCATTGCAGACGTCGATAAGGTTCTTTATATCAGAAGAAAATCGACCTAA
- a CDS encoding PaaI family thioesterase, with translation MSVHQKWLDGLKHFNKEGKLQLPPPSMLSLGHEFLEIVPGERMVAKIPFQKQFTNPVGVYQGGILAGCIDDVFGPLSYITAQGPCLTISMNVTFLTSFTEEMGHCTIEAQVLKKTKNFIFMRADVKSPKGELMAHAETHVKVLS, from the coding sequence ATGAGCGTACATCAAAAATGGTTAGACGGTTTAAAGCACTTTAACAAAGAAGGAAAGCTCCAGCTTCCTCCTCCCTCAATGCTTTCCTTGGGACATGAATTCCTGGAAATCGTTCCTGGTGAGAGAATGGTGGCGAAGATTCCTTTCCAAAAACAATTCACAAATCCTGTTGGCGTTTACCAAGGTGGAATCCTTGCTGGTTGTATCGATGATGTATTCGGGCCATTGTCCTACATCACGGCCCAAGGCCCTTGTTTAACAATTTCTATGAATGTGACCTTCTTAACATCCTTCACGGAAGAGATGGGCCATTGTACAATCGAGGCCCAGGTTTTAAAGAAAACAAAAAACTTTATTTTCATGCGTGCCGATGTGAAATCACCTAAGGGTGAACTCATGGCCCACGCTGAAACTCACGTTAAGGTGCTATCATGA
- a CDS encoding TetR/AcrR family transcriptional regulator produces the protein MLLSKGLNGFSLQELAASLNIKKASVFHHYPSKNALAIELYRFYQNAFIAWVEKYNHLAPEKQIMQYAETLTRWISEKQRVCPVGALSLEWQQVDPDLQTEIKKLHELQKDWLNSLFKQMDISIPRGEAVICTMSLLQGSLQLARITGDPNLGKKNLKSYLKSIKA, from the coding sequence ATGCTCCTTAGCAAGGGACTAAACGGCTTTAGTTTGCAAGAGCTGGCCGCGTCTTTAAACATCAAGAAGGCGAGCGTCTTCCATCACTACCCTTCTAAAAATGCCCTCGCCATTGAACTGTATCGCTTTTATCAAAATGCCTTCATCGCCTGGGTCGAGAAATACAATCACCTGGCCCCTGAAAAACAGATCATGCAATATGCGGAGACCCTCACTCGCTGGATCAGTGAGAAGCAACGTGTGTGTCCAGTGGGTGCTTTAAGTCTTGAGTGGCAGCAGGTCGATCCGGATCTTCAAACTGAAATTAAAAAACTACATGAACTTCAAAAAGACTGGTTAAATTCATTATTCAAGCAGATGGATATTTCTATTCCTCGAGGAGAGGCCGTTATCTGTACCATGTCTTTACTTCAAGGCAGCTTGCAGTTGGCGCGTATTACAGGTGACCCGAATCTCGGGAAGAAAAACTTAAAATCTTATTTAAAGAGTATTAAAGCATGA
- a CDS encoding acetyl-CoA C-acetyltransferase, which yields MRKVAILGGSRTPFVKSMTSYQGLSNQTMLTAAMNDLVNKTNLKGKLLGDVIAGTVMNHPFDYNLTREVVLGTELDPRTPGLNIQRACGTGLEAANLVALKIAAGQMESGIAGGSDTNSDIPFVGQRRLTHFMIKLQNAKTLTDKLKILSSFNPKMLKPEIPAVKEPRTGLSMGEHTELMVKEWGITREAQDQLALESHQKAAKAYEEGFYDDLIINFQGLKKDAFTRKDTSLEKLGKLKPAFDFSGKGSLTAGNSTPLTDGASVVLMGSEEFAKENNLEVMAYFKDAEVAAVDFVHGEGLLMGPTIAVSRLLERNNLTLQDFDFYEIHEAFAGQVLCTLKAWEDPAYCKRVLGRDKAMGSIDRNKMNVKGGSLAVGHPFAATGGRIVAAAGKILKEAGKGRLLVSVCTAGGMGVAAIIER from the coding sequence ATGAGAAAAGTGGCAATTTTAGGTGGTTCAAGAACTCCCTTCGTAAAATCAATGACGAGCTATCAAGGGCTCTCAAACCAAACCATGCTGACAGCGGCGATGAATGATTTGGTTAATAAAACAAATTTAAAAGGCAAACTACTTGGTGACGTGATCGCGGGAACCGTGATGAATCACCCGTTTGACTATAACCTTACTCGTGAAGTGGTACTGGGAACTGAACTTGATCCAAGAACTCCGGGCCTTAACATCCAGCGTGCTTGTGGTACTGGTCTTGAGGCCGCAAATCTTGTGGCACTAAAAATTGCCGCGGGCCAGATGGAGTCCGGTATCGCGGGTGGTTCAGATACAAACTCTGATATTCCATTCGTGGGTCAGCGTCGTTTGACTCACTTTATGATTAAGCTTCAAAACGCCAAGACCTTAACTGATAAACTAAAAATTCTTTCAAGCTTTAATCCAAAAATGCTTAAGCCTGAGATTCCGGCGGTGAAAGAACCTCGTACAGGTCTATCGATGGGTGAGCACACTGAACTTATGGTGAAAGAGTGGGGCATCACTCGTGAAGCGCAAGACCAACTTGCTCTTGAATCGCATCAGAAAGCAGCGAAGGCCTATGAAGAAGGTTTTTATGACGATCTCATTATTAACTTTCAGGGTCTGAAGAAAGATGCATTCACACGCAAAGACACTTCATTAGAAAAACTCGGAAAGTTAAAACCTGCATTTGATTTTAGCGGTAAAGGCTCTCTCACTGCAGGGAACTCAACTCCTTTAACAGATGGCGCTTCAGTTGTTCTTATGGGCTCAGAAGAATTTGCCAAAGAAAATAATCTGGAAGTTATGGCCTACTTTAAAGATGCGGAAGTCGCAGCAGTGGACTTTGTTCACGGTGAAGGACTTCTGATGGGGCCAACAATTGCAGTCTCTCGTCTTCTGGAAAGAAATAATCTTACTCTTCAAGATTTTGATTTCTACGAAATCCATGAGGCCTTCGCAGGACAAGTTCTGTGTACGTTAAAGGCCTGGGAAGATCCAGCTTACTGTAAGCGTGTGCTTGGTCGCGATAAGGCGATGGGATCAATTGATCGCAATAAGATGAATGTGAAGGGTGGTTCACTTGCAGTAGGTCACCCATTCGCAGCAACTGGTGGACGAATTGTGGCAGCGGCCGGAAAAATTTTAAAAGAGGCAGGTAAGGGCCGACTACTCGTTTCGGTTTGTACAGCAGGTGGTATGGGAGTTGCGGCCATTATTGAGAGGTAA
- a CDS encoding acyl-CoA thioesterase, translated as MIFRTILIFLKKRFLTKTQFSEKTVINMRVLPTDLDLLWHVNNGVYFSFMDFGRWDMIFRNGVYDLAMKNGWYSVVAGETIKFKKSLELWDKFQLETQIMGYDDKYFFIQQRFVKNGELMATGLVKVRFLKRKGGTVSTQEVMDLFKDQELQNRAQELSAEWYGIESKYLA; from the coding sequence ATGATCTTCAGAACAATTCTCATTTTTTTGAAGAAGCGCTTTCTTACTAAAACGCAGTTTAGCGAAAAGACCGTTATTAACATGCGAGTTCTTCCAACAGATTTGGATCTACTCTGGCACGTTAATAACGGTGTCTATTTCTCCTTCATGGACTTTGGCCGCTGGGACATGATCTTCCGCAATGGGGTCTATGATTTGGCCATGAAAAATGGTTGGTATTCAGTTGTGGCGGGAGAGACCATCAAGTTTAAAAAATCTTTGGAACTCTGGGACAAGTTTCAGCTTGAGACCCAAATCATGGGCTACGATGATAAATATTTTTTTATCCAACAGCGATTTGTAAAAAATGGCGAGCTTATGGCCACCGGACTTGTGAAAGTTCGCTTCCTTAAACGAAAAGGTGGAACAGTTTCTACCCAGGAAGTGATGGATCTCTTCAAAGACCAAGAGCTTCAGAACCGCGCACAAGAACTCAGCGCAGAGTGGTATGGAATCGAGAGTAAATATTTAGCGTAG
- a CDS encoding histone deacetylase family protein translates to MQFFYTDHIQVPLPPGHRFPMQKYRLLHEALVNENVLTEDQLYPAEVASDEDVLRVHTEHYVMGLKNNTLSEKELRPIGLTWSPELLIRSYTAVGGFIAATDSALRNGFSALLAGGTHHAHADRGEGYCVFNDFAVAALRLLEMKKVKKILIIDLDVHQGNGNSSILGNRDDVFILSLHGDKNYPFRKVPSHLDVGLPSDTGDEDYLSALAGALRQISHLDYDILFYQAGVDPLKEDTLGTFALTFDGLMRRDRMVFEFAGNKPVAMGLGGGYANPIELTVRAHVNTIKVAKEYYLTTMKTW, encoded by the coding sequence ATGCAGTTTTTCTACACTGATCACATTCAGGTTCCTCTGCCTCCGGGTCATCGTTTCCCGATGCAAAAGTATCGACTTCTCCATGAAGCTTTAGTGAATGAAAATGTCCTGACTGAGGATCAACTATATCCGGCGGAAGTGGCAAGTGATGAGGACGTGCTTCGAGTTCATACTGAGCACTATGTAATGGGTCTGAAAAATAACACCCTCTCCGAAAAAGAACTTCGACCGATTGGCCTTACCTGGAGTCCGGAACTTCTTATTCGTTCCTATACAGCAGTCGGTGGCTTTATTGCTGCTACTGATTCGGCCCTTAGAAATGGTTTCTCTGCCTTACTCGCCGGAGGAACTCACCACGCTCATGCCGATCGTGGTGAAGGTTATTGCGTGTTTAACGACTTCGCGGTCGCGGCCCTGCGATTACTAGAAATGAAGAAGGTCAAAAAAATTCTCATCATCGATCTCGATGTTCATCAAGGAAATGGTAACAGTTCCATTCTAGGAAATAGAGACGATGTTTTTATTTTGAGTCTTCATGGAGACAAGAACTATCCTTTCAGAAAAGTTCCTTCCCACTTAGATGTGGGACTGCCATCCGACACTGGTGATGAGGACTATCTTTCTGCCTTGGCGGGAGCTTTAAGACAAATTAGTCACCTGGACTATGATATTTTATTTTATCAAGCGGGAGTGGATCCCCTCAAAGAGGACACGTTGGGAACATTCGCCCTCACCTTTGATGGGCTCATGAGAAGAGACAGAATGGTGTTTGAATTTGCGGGAAATAAACCAGTGGCGATGGGACTCGGGGGCGGGTACGCAAATCCAATTGAACTTACAGTACGCGCCCACGTGAACACGATTAAAGTCGCTAAAGAATATTACTTAACAACAATGAAGACCTGGTGA
- a CDS encoding class I SAM-dependent methyltransferase, whose product MRTIKMKYPTQIRQRTINGKLYVMEAIRDLDEAIDLICEAMTPEEQLDPFAEDLCPYFGILWPAAEALAQYIGERPQLVKNKTVLELGCGLGFPALVASHAGGKVLATDFHPDVEEYFQRNCRHSSVQCDYMRLNWREESSVGQFDVVMGSDVLYESKHPKEVARGLIRYARPGGKIILSDPGRSYLQQFMNAMNDEGHKEEIVTLTIDQKEVFVIEYTV is encoded by the coding sequence ATGCGAACCATAAAGATGAAATATCCCACCCAAATTAGACAGCGAACTATTAACGGCAAATTGTATGTGATGGAAGCGATTCGCGACCTGGATGAGGCAATAGATCTCATCTGTGAGGCCATGACGCCGGAAGAGCAGTTAGACCCCTTTGCGGAAGACCTGTGCCCATACTTTGGTATTCTGTGGCCCGCGGCCGAGGCATTGGCCCAGTACATTGGTGAAAGACCACAGTTGGTGAAAAATAAAACGGTGTTAGAACTTGGTTGTGGCCTAGGATTTCCAGCATTGGTCGCCAGTCACGCTGGTGGAAAAGTTCTCGCGACGGATTTTCATCCGGATGTTGAAGAATACTTTCAGCGCAACTGTCGCCATTCATCAGTTCAGTGCGATTACATGCGCCTTAACTGGAGAGAAGAGAGTAGTGTGGGTCAATTTGATGTGGTAATGGGATCAGATGTATTGTACGAGAGTAAGCATCCCAAGGAAGTCGCTCGAGGACTCATCAGATATGCAAGGCCGGGAGGGAAGATTATTTTATCCGATCCCGGCCGAAGTTATTTACAACAATTTATGAATGCCATGAATGATGAAGGTCATAAAGAAGAAATCGTGACCCTCACGATAGATCAAAAAGAAGTTTTTGTTATTGAATATACTGTGTGA
- a CDS encoding thioredoxin family protein, with protein MKLLIALLFLVSSTCFALTTGEKAPAFKLKGLSKEVSLSDYKGKVVVLEWLNHGCPFVRKHYDSGNMQALQKKYTDKGVVWLSVISSAPGKQGYVDQAGALKDKMENKASPTDILLDPTGEVGKLYGAKTSPHMYIVNKDGTLVYQGAIDDKPDTEKDSIATAKNYVANALDEVMNGKKVTAHTTRAYGCAVKY; from the coding sequence ATGAAGTTACTGATTGCTCTCCTCTTCTTAGTAAGTAGCACCTGCTTCGCCCTTACAACCGGCGAGAAGGCCCCAGCATTTAAGCTTAAAGGTCTCTCTAAAGAGGTCTCTCTTTCTGACTATAAAGGTAAAGTGGTGGTTCTTGAGTGGCTTAACCACGGCTGCCCATTCGTTCGTAAGCACTACGACTCAGGCAATATGCAGGCCCTTCAGAAGAAGTACACCGATAAGGGTGTGGTCTGGCTTTCAGTGATTTCTTCCGCCCCTGGAAAACAAGGTTATGTTGATCAGGCGGGTGCTCTTAAGGACAAAATGGAAAATAAGGCCTCACCAACTGACATTCTTCTGGATCCAACTGGTGAAGTGGGAAAACTCTACGGAGCTAAAACCAGTCCCCACATGTACATCGTTAATAAAGATGGAACCCTTGTTTACCAAGGTGCAATTGACGATAAACCAGATACAGAAAAGGATTCGATCGCAACTGCAAAGAACTACGTTGCGAATGCCTTGGATGAAGTGATGAATGGTAAAAAAGTCACCGCTCACACGACAAGAGCGTACGGATGCGCGGTTAAATATTAG
- a CDS encoding cytochrome-c peroxidase, whose product MLWVLAFLFSFTSAEAQNLDDYIQRLRLSPLAAPQKRMALYQLGSKLYFDNRLSGKGNISCNSCHSQEGFGGDGIPLGLGEGAQGLGHRRMQQNGLMLARHTPANYNVGLPDVRTLFWDGRVMRIRDHWMTPEPKINGENPELPEIAKTFDSISAVQAVFPLANPAEMLGKESKLTTIEAWDQIMARLLSLPEYEKFFRAAYPNVTTFNIAHVGNALAEFQRHHFLAVNTPWDMYLRGRKNAMTERMKRGAEVFLGKGMCTMCHVGDQLTSYGFQNIGTPQLIADDHGRAAITQKQTDIYKFRVSPLRNVGVSAPYMHSGTFNNLWEVIEHYNDPHNTFRNFTWNPRHRNYSDTLNLDTNGANNDNRERTLSPQLARNLYLTNEEKADLFCFLKVALTDISLQKYLKGVENEVTDCSPLLSK is encoded by the coding sequence ATGTTGTGGGTATTGGCATTTCTATTCTCATTTACTTCTGCAGAGGCGCAAAACCTCGATGATTACATTCAGAGATTGAGACTTTCCCCTCTTGCTGCTCCTCAAAAGCGCATGGCCCTTTATCAATTGGGATCAAAACTTTATTTCGATAATCGCCTTTCCGGTAAGGGCAATATCAGCTGTAACTCTTGTCACTCACAGGAAGGGTTCGGCGGAGACGGTATTCCTCTGGGTTTAGGTGAAGGTGCCCAGGGTCTGGGACATCGTCGCATGCAACAAAATGGTCTAATGCTCGCCCGTCACACTCCCGCCAATTATAATGTGGGACTTCCTGACGTTCGGACTCTTTTCTGGGACGGGCGGGTGATGCGAATCAGAGATCACTGGATGACTCCGGAACCAAAAATTAATGGCGAGAATCCGGAGCTTCCGGAAATTGCCAAGACCTTTGATTCTATTTCTGCAGTTCAAGCAGTTTTCCCTCTGGCAAATCCGGCGGAGATGCTGGGGAAAGAATCAAAACTCACAACTATTGAGGCCTGGGACCAAATCATGGCCCGCCTGCTCAGTCTTCCGGAATACGAGAAATTTTTTAGGGCCGCTTATCCTAATGTCACGACCTTTAATATCGCCCATGTTGGAAATGCCCTGGCCGAATTCCAGCGTCACCACTTTCTCGCCGTGAATACTCCTTGGGACATGTATCTTCGAGGTAGAAAAAATGCCATGACTGAAAGAATGAAAAGAGGTGCGGAAGTATTTCTAGGTAAAGGCATGTGTACTATGTGCCATGTGGGTGATCAGCTGACTTCTTATGGCTTTCAGAACATTGGTACTCCACAACTTATTGCTGACGATCACGGCCGTGCAGCAATTACTCAGAAACAAACCGACATATACAAGTTTCGCGTCTCTCCTCTTCGTAACGTTGGGGTGAGCGCTCCCTATATGCATTCTGGAACTTTCAATAACCTGTGGGAAGTCATTGAGCACTACAATGATCCCCATAATACGTTCCGCAATTTCACCTGGAACCCTCGTCACAGAAACTATTCAGACACTCTGAACCTCGACACCAATGGGGCGAATAACGATAATCGCGAAAGAACCCTTTCCCCACAATTGGCGCGAAATCTTTATCTCACCAATGAAGAAAAGGCCGATTTGTTCTGTTTCTTGAAAGTCGCTTTAACTGACATCAGTTTACAGAAATATCTCAAAGGAGTTGAAAATGAAGTTACTGATTGCTCTCCTCTTCTTAGTAAGTAG
- a CDS encoding YebC/PmpR family DNA-binding transcriptional regulator, with amino-acid sequence MGRKWNNIKMKKAAQDKARSQSYTKILREILMAVKNSGHAEVESNFALKIALQKAKDNNVPRDNVDKAIKKGLGQDGAVVEEINYEGYGLDGVAVFIEAATDNPTRTVSNVRSYFNKYGGSLGTPGCLQFVFERKAMFTIKEEDMNKMSTDDLMMELIDFNIDDVELEDGFVTVKAPTESYHDVYKKLDALKIKIEDSGLERLPLNTKEVTKESYEKIQKLIDVLESDDDVTKVYHNLEWNEAFAE; translated from the coding sequence GTGGGACGTAAATGGAACAACATTAAGATGAAAAAGGCCGCTCAAGATAAGGCGCGCTCACAAAGTTATACTAAGATTCTTCGCGAAATTCTTATGGCCGTTAAAAACTCTGGCCACGCTGAAGTTGAATCAAACTTCGCTCTAAAAATTGCTCTTCAAAAGGCCAAAGACAATAACGTTCCAAGAGATAACGTAGATAAAGCAATCAAGAAAGGTCTTGGACAAGATGGTGCAGTCGTTGAAGAGATCAACTATGAAGGTTACGGCCTTGATGGTGTGGCCGTTTTCATTGAGGCCGCAACTGACAACCCAACTCGTACTGTAAGTAACGTTCGTTCTTACTTTAACAAATACGGTGGTTCCCTTGGTACTCCAGGATGTCTTCAGTTCGTATTCGAGCGTAAGGCGATGTTCACGATTAAAGAAGAAGACATGAATAAGATGTCGACTGATGATCTGATGATGGAACTTATCGACTTCAACATTGATGACGTTGAACTAGAGGATGGTTTCGTAACAGTGAAAGCTCCAACTGAATCTTACCATGATGTTTATAAGAAGCTTGATGCCCTTAAAATCAAAATCGAAGACTCAGGGTTAGAGCGTCTGCCGCTTAATACAAAAGAAGTAACAAAAGAATCTTACGAGAAGATTCAAAAGCTCATCGACGTTCTTGAGAGTGATGATGATGTGACTAAGGTTTACCACAACCTTGAGTGGAACGAAGCTTTCGCAGAATAA
- a CDS encoding 3-oxoacyl-ACP synthase III family protein, producing MYSSEIIGTGMYVPPGVVTNHDLEKLMETSHDWIVQRSGIEERRWVTPEVGTTDLALRACEEAIKNAGIDKKEIDCILFATLSPDHDFPGAACFLQPKLGLTDIPAIDVRQQCSGFIYAMSIADAFIKTGQYKTVLVVGAEVHSKGLDKTTRGRDVAVLFGDGAGAIVMRRTDVKDPKKDSHVWSTHLYTEGAGAKELWLEVPGMALGADRITHDMLEKGLHYPQMNGKKVFANAVRRLCECTMTALKANNLTLDDIDLFLFHQANMRINQMVAQELKIPEEKVFNTIQKFGNTTAATIPIGMAEAVKAGKLKKGSLVASAVFGSGFTWASSVYRW from the coding sequence ATGTATAGTTCAGAGATCATTGGAACAGGGATGTATGTACCGCCGGGTGTGGTCACAAACCATGACCTTGAGAAGTTGATGGAAACTTCGCATGACTGGATCGTTCAGCGATCTGGAATTGAAGAGCGCCGCTGGGTGACTCCTGAAGTTGGTACCACGGATCTTGCTCTGCGCGCTTGTGAAGAGGCGATCAAGAATGCTGGCATTGATAAAAAAGAAATCGATTGTATTTTATTCGCGACTCTCTCTCCTGATCATGATTTCCCCGGTGCCGCTTGTTTTCTTCAACCAAAATTAGGTCTTACAGATATTCCTGCCATTGATGTTCGTCAGCAGTGCTCGGGCTTTATCTATGCCATGAGCATCGCCGATGCTTTCATTAAAACTGGCCAGTATAAAACGGTGCTGGTGGTAGGAGCGGAAGTTCACTCTAAGGGGCTGGATAAAACCACTCGTGGACGTGATGTGGCCGTATTATTCGGTGACGGTGCTGGTGCCATTGTGATGAGAAGAACAGATGTGAAAGATCCAAAGAAGGACTCTCACGTTTGGTCGACTCACTTATACACCGAAGGTGCCGGTGCAAAGGAACTTTGGTTAGAAGTTCCGGGCATGGCACTGGGTGCTGATCGTATTACTCACGACATGCTTGAGAAGGGACTTCACTATCCTCAGATGAATGGTAAGAAGGTTTTTGCCAACGCAGTAAGAAGACTGTGTGAGTGTACGATGACAGCTCTTAAAGCAAACAACCTTACTCTTGATGATATCGATCTCTTCTTGTTTCACCAGGCGAATATGAGAATTAATCAGATGGTGGCGCAGGAACTCAAAATCCCGGAAGAGAAGGTCTTCAATACCATTCAGAAATTCGGTAACACTACTGCCGCCACAATTCCTATCGGGATGGCAGAAGCAGTGAAGGCCGGCAAACTTAAAAAAGGCTCCCTTGTTGCAAGTGCCGTCTTCGGATCAGGCTTTACTTGGGCAAGTTCAGTTTACAGGTGGTAA
- a CDS encoding dienelactone hydrolase family protein: MKFLFLLLLPVVAFAKVKTEKFAYEKDGVKMVGTLAYDDKFKKPLPAVVIFPDWMGVGEYTEMRAKQIAEMGYVALAADVYGDGKRAADVKEAMSLAGKYRDGERKEMRSRVNGAVEALAKDKRVNKDKMVAIGYCFGGTAALELARSGAPVKGVISFHGGLNTKVPATKMDAKVLALHGADDPFVPTQEVMDFQEEMRKAKADWSMVSYGNAVHSFTLKDAGNDNSKGAAYNELADKRSFEEMKRFFKETL, encoded by the coding sequence ATGAAATTCTTATTCTTACTTTTGTTGCCAGTAGTCGCGTTCGCTAAAGTTAAAACCGAAAAATTTGCTTACGAGAAAGACGGAGTGAAGATGGTTGGAACCTTGGCCTATGATGATAAGTTTAAAAAACCTCTTCCGGCCGTAGTGATCTTCCCGGATTGGATGGGAGTAGGTGAGTACACAGAGATGCGTGCAAAACAAATCGCCGAAATGGGTTATGTTGCTTTGGCAGCCGATGTTTATGGAGACGGCAAGCGCGCAGCTGATGTGAAAGAAGCGATGTCGCTTGCTGGTAAATACCGTGATGGCGAACGTAAAGAAATGAGAAGCCGCGTGAATGGTGCGGTGGAAGCACTTGCAAAAGATAAGCGTGTGAACAAAGACAAGATGGTGGCGATTGGTTACTGCTTCGGTGGGACTGCTGCTCTTGAACTTGCTCGTTCGGGTGCCCCAGTGAAAGGAGTGATTTCTTTCCACGGTGGACTTAACACGAAAGTTCCTGCAACGAAGATGGATGCTAAGGTTCTTGCCCTTCACGGTGCGGATGATCCGTTTGTTCCGACACAAGAAGTGATGGATTTTCAGGAAGAGATGAGAAAAGCAAAAGCAGACTGGTCGATGGTTTCTTATGGAAACGCCGTTCACTCTTTCACACTTAAAGATGCTGGTAATGATAATTCAAAAGGTGCTGCTTACAATGAACTAGCGGACAAGCGATCTTTTGAAGAGATGAAGCGCTTCTTTAAAGAAACACTTTAA